The following are encoded together in the Desulfovibrio desulfuricans DSM 642 genome:
- a CDS encoding glycine cleavage system protein R translates to MQKFTASFLGRDCPGVVASVSRILEDSGCNIEEVTQTILSGEFAAIFVVAAPEDNAETLRSKLSAGLESAKVDLSVLVRPAIKGQWGTDLHCEPFVVTADGPDKPGLIAAMSRVFAQHGVNIESLKAILGEGGSNHALFVFEVMVPDSVDMGRLRRELDCEGQKRDLRVSAQHRDIFEAVHRVNSF, encoded by the coding sequence ATGCAAAAATTTACAGCCTCCTTTCTGGGGCGCGACTGCCCCGGCGTGGTGGCCTCTGTCAGCCGCATTCTCGAAGACAGCGGCTGCAACATCGAAGAAGTGACCCAGACCATCCTTTCCGGCGAATTTGCTGCTATCTTTGTTGTTGCAGCACCGGAAGATAATGCGGAAACCCTGCGCTCCAAGCTGAGCGCCGGACTGGAATCCGCGAAGGTTGATCTTTCCGTCCTCGTGCGGCCCGCTATCAAGGGACAGTGGGGCACAGACCTGCACTGCGAACCCTTTGTGGTCACTGCCGACGGGCCGGACAAGCCCGGTCTTATCGCCGCCATGAGCCGCGTTTTTGCCCAGCACGGCGTGAACATTGAGAGCCTCAAGGCCATTCTGGGCGAGGGCGGCAGCAACCATGCGCTTTTTGTGTTTGAGGTCATGGTGCCTGACAGCGTTGACATGGGCCGCCTGCGCCGCGAGCTTGACTGCGAAGGGCAGAAGCGCGACCTGCGCGTCAGCGCCCAGCACAGGGATATTTTTGAGGCAGTGCATCGGGTAAATTCTTTTTAG
- a CDS encoding PFL family protein, with the protein MLSEREVISTLNMLRNEHLDVRTVTLGVSLFDCVSHDLDLFTANVKAKLRRYASQLVSVCNEVGDKYGIPVVNKRISVSPIAVVGAPFGPDGMVRVCKALDEAAKEAGVDFLGGFSALVEKGFAKGDRSLIEALPQALAETDRICSSINVASSRSGINMDAVALMGQQILKVAEATAERGGIGCAKLVVFANIPQDVPFMAGAYLGVGEPDVVINVGVSGPGVVKKALDRAREAGHNGKGGRLTLLDMAEVIKRTAYKVTRVGEMIGTEVATRLGLPFGVADLSLAPTPAVGDSVGEIFQSMGLSSIGAPGTTAVLAMLNDAVKKGGAFASSSVGGLSGAFIPVSEDSSIEAAATSGLLSLEKLEAMTSVCSVGLDMIAIPGDTPASTISGIIADEMAIGVINTKTTAVRLIPVPGKGVGDEVSFGGLLGKAAIIPVPKGDATDFIGLGGRIPAPIHSLKN; encoded by the coding sequence ATGCTTTCAGAACGCGAAGTTATAAGCACCCTGAACATGCTCCGCAACGAGCATCTTGACGTGCGCACCGTCACCCTTGGCGTGAGCCTGTTTGACTGCGTCAGTCATGACCTTGATCTTTTTACCGCCAATGTTAAGGCCAAGCTGCGCCGCTACGCCTCGCAGCTCGTGAGCGTGTGCAACGAAGTGGGCGACAAATACGGCATCCCCGTGGTGAACAAACGCATCAGCGTGAGCCCCATTGCCGTGGTGGGCGCACCTTTTGGCCCGGATGGGATGGTGCGCGTGTGCAAGGCCCTTGACGAGGCCGCCAAGGAAGCTGGCGTTGATTTTCTGGGTGGTTTCTCTGCCCTGGTGGAAAAGGGCTTTGCCAAGGGCGACCGCTCCCTGATTGAAGCGTTGCCCCAGGCACTGGCTGAAACCGACCGCATCTGCTCATCCATCAACGTGGCTTCGTCACGCAGCGGCATCAATATGGATGCTGTGGCCCTCATGGGGCAGCAGATCCTCAAGGTGGCCGAAGCCACCGCCGAACGCGGCGGCATCGGCTGCGCCAAGCTGGTGGTTTTTGCCAACATTCCGCAGGATGTTCCCTTCATGGCTGGCGCTTACCTTGGCGTGGGCGAGCCTGACGTTGTTATCAACGTGGGCGTTTCCGGCCCCGGAGTGGTCAAAAAAGCCCTGGATCGCGCGCGCGAAGCCGGGCACAACGGCAAGGGCGGCCGCCTTACCCTGCTGGATATGGCCGAAGTCATCAAGCGCACGGCCTACAAGGTGACGCGCGTGGGTGAAATGATCGGAACCGAAGTTGCCACCCGTCTGGGCCTGCCCTTTGGCGTGGCCGACCTTTCCCTGGCTCCCACGCCTGCGGTGGGCGACTCTGTGGGCGAAATCTTCCAGAGCATGGGCCTTTCGAGCATTGGCGCGCCCGGCACCACTGCCGTGCTGGCCATGCTCAATGATGCGGTGAAAAAGGGCGGCGCGTTCGCTTCTTCGTCCGTGGGCGGTCTGTCCGGCGCGTTTATCCCTGTGTCGGAAGATTCCAGCATTGAGGCTGCGGCCACCTCCGGCCTGCTCAGCCTTGAAAAGCTGGAAGCCATGACCAGCGTGTGCTCTGTGGGGCTGGACATGATCGCCATCCCCGGCGACACGCCCGCTTCGACCATTTCCGGCATCATTGCCGACGAAATGGCAATCGGTGTCATCAACACCAAGACCACGGCTGTGCGCCTTATTCCCGTGCCCGGCAAGGGCGTTGGCGACGAAGTGTCTTTTGGCGGCCTGCTCGGCAAGGCTGCCATTATTCCCGTGCCCAAGGGCGACGCCACGGACTTTATCGGCCTTGGCGGGCGCATTCCTGCGCCTATTCACAGCCTCAAAAACTAG
- a CDS encoding ABC transporter ATP-binding protein, whose product MSALYTFSNVGKKFATPGEETEIIKDINLVVEEGEMLAIVGQSGSGKSTLLHLMGALDTPSTGEICFEGRNMALMSADQKAAFRNKTLGFVFQFHHLLPEFSALENVAMPAIIGGAKQSAVMSRAREMLDRVGLSARMESKIATLSGGERQRVAIARAVFMRPRVLLADEPTGNLDEVTGAQVGALMNELNRELGMTLVVVTHNRELAAGMGRTLELKAGTLYEKIFE is encoded by the coding sequence ATGTCAGCACTCTATACTTTTTCAAACGTGGGCAAAAAATTTGCCACACCCGGTGAAGAGACCGAGATTATCAAGGATATCAACCTGGTTGTGGAAGAAGGCGAGATGCTCGCCATAGTTGGACAGTCCGGTTCCGGAAAGAGTACCCTCTTGCATCTTATGGGTGCACTTGATACTCCAAGTACGGGCGAGATATGTTTTGAAGGGCGCAACATGGCGCTCATGAGCGCTGACCAGAAAGCTGCCTTTCGCAACAAGACTCTGGGCTTCGTTTTTCAATTTCATCATCTGCTGCCGGAATTTTCAGCCCTCGAAAATGTGGCAATGCCGGCAATTATTGGCGGTGCTAAACAAAGCGCCGTAATGAGCCGTGCGCGTGAAATGCTTGACCGCGTGGGGCTATCGGCGCGTATGGAAAGCAAGATCGCCACTCTCTCGGGCGGCGAACGCCAGCGGGTGGCCATTGCGCGCGCGGTTTTTATGCGACCGCGCGTTCTGTTGGCTGACGAGCCCACCGGCAATCTGGATGAAGTTACGGGAGCGCAGGTGGGCGCTCTCATGAACGAACTCAACCGTGAATTGGGCATGACCCTCGTTGTTGTAACGCACAACCGAGAGCTGGCCGCAGGCATGGGCAGAACCCTGGAACTGAAAGCGGGGACATTGTATGAAAAGATTTTTGAATAA
- a CDS encoding methyl-accepting chemotaxis protein, producing the protein MKMGLLSKMLLSILTPAIAGLLLVAGVSYKISESNLREQIINDARALLRCQSIGLHAMLTVMEESLSMVAADNRVILYLDAVNDKMPEVMTRTLFNDADAALNAFVTLNSNFEFCGVAGRDGIAIAHHLAGQKHPSKSVGVSFTDRSYYRRAMQGQKTITGVISKTTGKVATIIGLPIMRNGKPEGLVWAGIDNENLAQTTTSQIDFGTKGGIYAYDTKGIMMLNRDLKAFGRDDSKKPHVAEMLKNPEGFVRFTSEDGGNKTVFYRTMPEVGWILCLEVDRDEVYTPTRIMLGNSMMLTFASALVVGLIIFFAARAIARLLRSISGIAESVAEGRLETTPAEKAMLFAAEKRRDEFSTLASGMEHMVGNIKTLLQESEQKARHAQQATEEARLATARAEEAAQKAESAKREGMLAAAGQLEEVVAIISSASSQLSGQIEQSDQIAAQSAQRLSEAATAMNQMNVTVQEVARNASSASAVSAETRTNAESGANIVESALQSIGQVQKVSLALKDDMTKLNQHAQAITQIMNVISDIADQTNLLALNAAIEAARAGDAGRGFAVVADEVRKLAEKTMASTNDVGNAISAIQQSASQSVAAMDKALTEVNTATEFANQSGAALRDIVSNVEATADQVSAIATASEEQSAASEEINQSIVQVNAMSGQTSQAMGQATKAVADLAQQARRLSELIEAMKRG; encoded by the coding sequence ATGAAAATGGGGCTGCTGAGCAAGATGCTCCTGTCCATTCTTACTCCGGCAATTGCAGGGCTGCTGCTGGTTGCTGGTGTGAGCTATAAAATTTCTGAAAGCAACTTGCGCGAGCAGATTATCAACGATGCAAGGGCGCTGCTGCGCTGCCAAAGCATTGGCCTGCATGCAATGCTCACAGTGATGGAAGAGTCGCTCTCCATGGTTGCCGCCGACAACCGGGTTATTTTGTATCTTGATGCCGTCAACGATAAAATGCCTGAAGTCATGACGCGCACATTGTTCAACGATGCAGATGCCGCACTCAATGCCTTTGTGACGCTCAATTCCAACTTTGAATTTTGCGGTGTTGCCGGACGGGATGGCATAGCCATTGCCCATCACCTGGCAGGCCAAAAACACCCCAGCAAATCCGTTGGGGTAAGTTTTACAGACCGCTCTTACTACCGGCGCGCAATGCAAGGCCAGAAGACCATTACTGGCGTGATCAGCAAAACCACAGGCAAGGTTGCAACTATCATAGGCCTGCCCATCATGCGCAATGGCAAGCCCGAAGGTCTCGTGTGGGCAGGTATCGACAACGAAAATCTCGCCCAGACAACTACAAGCCAGATAGATTTCGGCACCAAGGGCGGCATCTATGCCTATGACACCAAGGGCATAATGATGCTGAACCGCGACCTCAAGGCATTTGGACGGGATGACAGCAAAAAACCCCATGTTGCGGAGATGCTGAAAAACCCAGAGGGATTTGTCAGATTTACGAGCGAAGACGGGGGCAACAAAACAGTCTTTTACAGGACCATGCCCGAAGTCGGCTGGATTCTTTGTCTGGAAGTGGACAGAGATGAAGTTTACACGCCCACGCGGATAATGCTGGGCAACTCCATGATGCTGACTTTTGCAAGCGCCCTTGTGGTCGGGCTGATCATCTTCTTTGCGGCGCGCGCCATCGCACGACTGCTCAGGAGCATTTCCGGTATTGCGGAATCCGTTGCGGAAGGCCGCCTTGAAACAACCCCTGCAGAAAAAGCCATGCTCTTTGCCGCCGAAAAACGCCGTGATGAATTCAGCACGCTGGCATCGGGCATGGAACACATGGTTGGCAATATCAAAACGCTGTTGCAAGAAAGCGAACAAAAAGCCAGGCACGCTCAGCAGGCAACGGAAGAAGCCAGGCTTGCCACAGCACGTGCAGAAGAAGCGGCCCAAAAGGCAGAAAGTGCCAAGCGGGAAGGCATGTTGGCTGCCGCGGGGCAACTGGAAGAAGTGGTCGCCATCATTTCTTCTGCCTCAAGCCAGCTTTCCGGGCAGATTGAGCAGTCGGACCAGATAGCCGCGCAGTCGGCCCAGCGCCTCAGCGAGGCCGCAACCGCCATGAACCAGATGAATGTGACCGTGCAGGAAGTGGCCCGCAATGCCTCCTCGGCCTCCGCAGTCTCAGCCGAAACGCGCACCAATGCTGAAAGCGGCGCAAACATTGTGGAAAGCGCCCTCCAAAGCATCGGGCAGGTGCAAAAAGTTTCGCTGGCGCTCAAGGACGACATGACCAAGCTGAACCAGCATGCCCAGGCAATTACCCAGATCATGAACGTGATCTCGGACATTGCCGACCAGACCAACCTGCTGGCCCTTAACGCAGCCATTGAAGCTGCCCGCGCGGGCGACGCCGGGCGTGGTTTTGCTGTGGTGGCCGATGAAGTGCGCAAACTGGCGGAAAAAACCATGGCCTCCACCAATGACGTGGGCAATGCGATCTCTGCCATTCAGCAGAGCGCTTCGCAGAGCGTGGCCGCCATGGACAAGGCCCTGACGGAAGTAAACACGGCCACCGAATTTGCCAACCAGTCAGGTGCCGCCCTGCGGGATATTGTGAGCAATGTGGAAGCCACTGCCGATCAGGTAAGCGCCATTGCCACCGCCAGCGAAGAACAATCCGCGGCCAGCGAGGAAATCAACCAGTCCATCGTGCAGGTCAACGCCATGTCCGGCCAGACTTCGCAGGCAATGGGCCAGGCCACAAAGGCCGTGGCCGACCTTGCCCAGCAGGCGCGCAGGCTGAGCGAACTTATTGAGGCTATGAAACGGGGCTAA
- the bamA gene encoding outer membrane protein assembly factor BamA: MKRFLNNVLCKALCLAVLACATLALPGGAVAAEGALVLVLPFQVNAGPEMPNASQDVPQAIADQLKQNGMRTVPMETARVLQRNSGESIDLATARELGRKAGARMVIYGKFNQLGQGFSMDTRIVPVYEGEAVPAGFERNSLTSLNECAAVLAKRVAEISNPGTAAEAAPQKSDAPATLVPMNAPTSAHGGLADVQVRGMKVLDPDTVLMRLTIRKGDSPDATAINEEVKRIWDMGYFSDVQATLEGNVLVFTVVEKPRIDNIVVDGSDKVSKDDVLAAMGTKSGSVLNEQVLSDDLQKISELYHKEGFYLAKVTYRLEDRQGGRGAVLVISVTEGNKLYIRDVKIEGLNKLNRGDLDKYMALKTRGIFSWLTGTGVLKDEYLERDTNAIAAFGLNEGYVDIQVAAPTVEYRDDGIYITFNVHEGPRYTVRDVVFAGDVIDSEDKMLEVVQMDDWKKSDKYFSLTVMQEDSKRLTDYYSDYGYAFAEVDTKVVKADDGSDQVDVGYVINKKQKVFIRRLSVEGNTKTRDNVILREMRLGDGDMYEGAKLRRSNERLNRLHFFSAVDMELIPTENEDEVDLKVKVKETNTGAIMGGVGYSSYYSVGVTASIMERNLFGRGYWLQLQGFFSWRRTSGVLSFTNPRLYDTDLSVGNDLYYTHDYWDNFTKDTVGDTIRLSYPIGEYTSIGGGYRLERYVLYDVDDDASPYIRDYKGTNWTSAVSGRILRDTTDSKERPTKGTIARLWAEYGGGGLGGTDNFIKTVADWQGFWSFNPQNTVHLRGRLGGVYQNTNSNVPVFERFWVGGMDTIRGYSFSDLSPRDYKYNGDQIGGDRMGIANVEYIWTFQKELGLALVPFFDAGYNIDSKTMGNDLNKYIVCSTGLELRWRSPMGDLRIAYGVPLVQDYDKERESGRIEFSMGQFF, encoded by the coding sequence ATGAAAAGATTTTTGAATAACGTACTGTGCAAAGCCCTGTGCCTTGCCGTGCTGGCCTGCGCCACCCTGGCGCTTCCGGGTGGAGCCGTAGCGGCAGAAGGGGCCCTTGTGCTTGTTCTGCCCTTTCAGGTGAACGCCGGGCCGGAAATGCCCAACGCCTCGCAGGATGTACCTCAGGCGATTGCCGATCAGCTCAAGCAGAACGGCATGCGCACTGTTCCCATGGAAACCGCCCGCGTTTTGCAGCGCAACAGCGGTGAATCCATTGACCTTGCCACCGCACGCGAACTTGGCCGCAAGGCTGGAGCGCGCATGGTTATTTACGGCAAGTTCAACCAGCTTGGTCAGGGTTTTTCCATGGACACGCGCATTGTGCCTGTCTATGAGGGCGAAGCCGTTCCCGCCGGATTTGAGCGTAACTCGCTGACCTCGCTGAACGAGTGCGCCGCTGTGCTGGCCAAACGCGTGGCCGAAATTTCCAATCCCGGCACAGCCGCCGAGGCAGCGCCCCAAAAGAGCGATGCGCCGGCGACTCTTGTTCCCATGAACGCCCCCACCTCTGCCCACGGCGGGCTTGCCGATGTGCAGGTACGCGGCATGAAGGTGCTTGACCCCGATACAGTGCTCATGCGCCTCACCATCCGCAAGGGCGACAGCCCGGACGCCACGGCCATCAACGAGGAAGTGAAGCGCATATGGGATATGGGCTACTTCAGCGATGTGCAGGCCACACTTGAAGGCAACGTGCTTGTGTTCACCGTGGTTGAAAAACCGCGCATCGACAACATCGTTGTTGACGGTTCGGACAAAGTCAGCAAGGACGACGTGCTTGCGGCCATGGGCACCAAGAGCGGCAGTGTTCTGAACGAACAGGTGCTTTCGGACGACCTCCAGAAAATCAGCGAACTGTACCACAAGGAAGGCTTTTACCTTGCCAAGGTCACCTACCGTCTTGAAGACCGTCAGGGTGGCCGCGGCGCAGTGCTGGTGATCAGCGTTACCGAAGGCAACAAGCTTTATATCAGGGACGTCAAGATTGAAGGCCTCAACAAGCTCAATCGCGGCGATCTTGACAAATACATGGCCCTCAAGACGCGCGGCATTTTCTCGTGGCTGACGGGTACCGGCGTGCTCAAGGATGAATACCTGGAGCGCGACACCAACGCTATTGCCGCCTTTGGCCTTAACGAAGGCTACGTGGACATTCAGGTGGCTGCGCCTACCGTTGAATACCGAGATGACGGCATCTACATCACATTCAACGTGCACGAAGGCCCCCGCTACACCGTGCGCGATGTGGTCTTTGCGGGCGATGTTATCGACAGCGAAGACAAGATGCTTGAAGTCGTGCAGATGGACGACTGGAAAAAGTCCGACAAGTACTTCTCCCTCACGGTCATGCAGGAAGACTCCAAACGTCTGACCGACTACTATTCCGATTACGGCTATGCTTTCGCCGAAGTGGACACCAAGGTCGTCAAGGCCGATGACGGCAGCGACCAGGTGGACGTGGGCTATGTGATCAACAAAAAACAGAAGGTCTTCATTCGCCGTCTGTCTGTCGAGGGCAATACCAAAACCCGCGACAACGTCATTCTGCGCGAAATGCGCCTGGGTGACGGCGACATGTACGAAGGCGCCAAACTGCGCCGCTCCAACGAACGTCTGAACCGTCTGCACTTCTTCTCAGCCGTGGATATGGAACTGATCCCCACGGAAAACGAAGACGAAGTTGACCTCAAGGTCAAGGTCAAGGAAACCAATACCGGCGCCATCATGGGCGGCGTGGGCTACTCCAGCTACTACAGCGTGGGCGTCACCGCCTCCATCATGGAGCGCAACCTCTTTGGCCGCGGCTACTGGTTGCAGTTGCAGGGCTTCTTCTCCTGGCGCCGTACGTCGGGCGTGCTGTCCTTCACCAACCCGCGCCTGTACGATACTGATCTTTCTGTCGGCAACGACCTGTACTACACGCACGATTACTGGGACAACTTTACCAAGGACACCGTCGGCGACACCATTCGTCTGTCGTATCCCATCGGTGAATACACCAGCATAGGCGGCGGTTATCGTCTGGAACGCTATGTTCTTTACGATGTGGACGACGACGCCTCTCCCTACATTCGCGACTACAAGGGCACCAACTGGACAAGCGCCGTTTCTGGCCGCATCCTGCGCGACACCACGGACTCCAAGGAACGGCCCACCAAGGGTACCATTGCCCGCCTGTGGGCTGAATACGGCGGTGGCGGCCTCGGCGGCACAGACAACTTTATCAAGACTGTGGCCGACTGGCAGGGCTTCTGGTCCTTTAACCCGCAGAATACCGTCCACTTGCGTGGCCGGTTGGGCGGCGTGTACCAGAATACCAACTCCAACGTCCCGGTGTTTGAACGCTTCTGGGTTGGCGGCATGGATACCATTCGCGGTTACTCCTTCTCCGACCTCTCGCCCCGCGACTACAAGTACAACGGCGACCAGATCGGCGGCGACCGCATGGGTATTGCCAACGTTGAATACATCTGGACCTTCCAGAAAGAGCTGGGCCTTGCTCTGGTTCCCTTCTTCGATGCCGGTTACAACATCGACAGCAAGACCATGGGCAACGACCTCAACAAATACATTGTCTGCTCCACGGGCCTTGAACTGCGCTGGCGTTCGCCCATGGGCGATCTGCGTATCGCCTATGGTGTTCCGCTGGTTCAGGACTACGATAAGGAACGTGAATCCGGCCGCATAGAATTCAGCATGGGCCAGTTCTTCTAG
- a CDS encoding lipoprotein-releasing ABC transporter permease subunit: MSFELFVALRYLFSRRKQTFIYIISIMSILGVAIGVGALVVVLGVYNGLTTDMRDKILGANAHAIVMSYIPSAFENRTDLLDRVRSVKGVTGATPFIYTEVMLSAGGGVKGVVLRGIDPQSAPAVLSMLRQMRVGSAADLEREGAPGLIIGEELAKRLGLGMGSRVNLLSPSGQKTTSGYAPRVRPFEVVGIFKTGMFEYDSSLGFVTLNAARDVLGLPENYLSGVELTVADVYKADKTAAEVSTELGSPFYVRSWMEMNANLFAALKLEKIGMFILLAMVVLIGSFSIVTTLVMLVMEKTRDIAIMMSMGATSGMIRRIFMFQGTIIGVVGTLLGYAFGLSLGWLLKRYQFIKLPENVYTLDHLPIIITLSDVLIIGASAMLLCFLATLYPARQASRLQPAEALRYE; the protein is encoded by the coding sequence ATGTCATTTGAACTATTCGTTGCCCTGCGCTACCTCTTTTCGAGGCGAAAGCAGACATTCATCTACATCATATCGATCATGTCCATTCTGGGCGTGGCTATCGGCGTTGGTGCGCTGGTGGTGGTGCTTGGCGTGTACAACGGCCTCACCACCGACATGCGGGACAAAATCCTCGGGGCCAATGCCCACGCCATTGTCATGTCCTATATCCCCTCGGCCTTTGAAAACCGCACCGACCTTCTGGACCGGGTGCGTTCTGTCAAGGGCGTGACAGGGGCAACCCCCTTTATTTACACGGAAGTCATGCTTTCCGCTGGCGGCGGCGTCAAGGGCGTGGTCTTGCGGGGCATTGACCCGCAGTCGGCCCCTGCGGTGCTTTCCATGCTGCGCCAGATGCGCGTGGGTTCTGCCGCCGATCTTGAGCGCGAAGGCGCGCCAGGGCTTATTATTGGCGAGGAACTGGCCAAGCGCCTTGGGCTTGGCATGGGCAGCCGCGTGAATCTGCTTTCGCCCTCAGGGCAAAAGACCACCTCGGGCTACGCGCCGCGTGTGCGTCCCTTTGAAGTGGTAGGCATTTTCAAGACAGGCATGTTTGAATACGACTCCTCGCTGGGGTTTGTTACACTCAACGCCGCGCGCGATGTGCTGGGCCTGCCGGAAAATTATCTTTCGGGCGTGGAACTGACCGTGGCCGATGTATACAAGGCGGACAAGACCGCAGCCGAAGTTTCAACCGAGCTTGGCTCGCCCTTCTACGTGCGCTCGTGGATGGAAATGAACGCCAACCTTTTTGCAGCGCTCAAGCTGGAAAAAATCGGCATGTTCATTCTGCTGGCAATGGTGGTGCTTATCGGTTCTTTCTCCATTGTAACAACACTGGTCATGCTGGTTATGGAAAAAACCCGCGACATCGCCATAATGATGTCCATGGGTGCCACAAGCGGCATGATACGGCGTATTTTCATGTTTCAGGGAACAATCATCGGGGTTGTCGGCACATTGCTTGGCTATGCGTTTGGGCTTTCGCTCGGCTGGCTGCTCAAGCGCTACCAGTTCATCAAACTGCCTGAAAACGTCTATACCCTCGATCACCTGCCCATTATCATCACCCTCTCCGATGTACTCATCATTGGCGCAAGCGCCATGCTGCTGTGCTTTCTGGCCACCCTTTACCCGGCACGGCAGGCATCACGCCTGCAACCGGCAGAAGCCCTGCGCTACGAATAG
- the lysS gene encoding lysine--tRNA ligase, with product MLESFAAREGLNEVVKNRVVKSCDLLDAGVPLFPNDFRKEHDVAWVLDKFGALEGDSLDSQEDVFAIAGRIVSLRSFGKVAFFHIMDQSGRIQCYASREHMDEENYTVVKKLDVGDIVGVSGHLFRTKTGELTIACRKIKLITRSMRPLPEKYHGLTDMETRYRQRYVDLIVTPRAREIFFKRSLIVREFRRFMEDHGFMEVETPMMQPLAGGAAAKPFKTHHNALDLPLFLRIAPELYLKRLLVGGFEKVFELNRNFRNEGIDTRHNPEFTMCEFYWAYATFEDLMDFTEQLFAHLAMTACGTTVVPYQGEMIDLTPGKWTRLSFYDSLTQVGGHSPEFYNDYGKVKAYIRSRGEKAADSESLQKLHAKLFDLDVEGKLIQPHFIYHYPTEISPLSRRNDEHPELTDRFELFITGRELSNAFSELNDPVDQRLRFEDQVREREAGDDEAHSMDQDYLRALEYGMPPAAGQGVGIDRLVMLLTDCASIREVILFPLLRPEV from the coding sequence ATGCTGGAAAGTTTCGCCGCGCGCGAAGGCCTCAACGAAGTTGTCAAAAACAGAGTTGTCAAATCGTGCGACCTTTTGGATGCGGGCGTACCGCTTTTCCCCAACGACTTCCGCAAGGAACACGACGTTGCCTGGGTGCTGGACAAATTCGGCGCTCTTGAAGGCGACTCCCTGGACAGCCAGGAAGACGTGTTTGCCATTGCGGGCCGCATAGTTTCCCTGCGCTCGTTCGGCAAGGTGGCCTTCTTCCATATTATGGACCAGAGTGGCCGCATCCAGTGTTACGCCTCGCGCGAACACATGGATGAAGAGAACTACACAGTGGTCAAAAAGCTCGACGTGGGCGACATCGTGGGCGTTTCCGGCCACCTGTTCCGCACCAAGACGGGCGAACTCACCATTGCCTGCCGCAAGATCAAGCTCATCACGCGCTCCATGCGTCCCTTGCCGGAAAAATATCACGGCCTCACAGACATGGAAACGCGCTACCGCCAGCGCTACGTTGACCTTATCGTCACGCCGCGCGCGCGCGAAATTTTCTTCAAACGCAGCCTGATTGTGCGCGAATTCCGCCGCTTTATGGAAGACCACGGCTTTATGGAAGTGGAAACTCCCATGATGCAGCCGCTGGCTGGCGGTGCCGCGGCCAAGCCCTTCAAAACGCACCACAATGCCCTTGATCTGCCCCTGTTTTTGCGCATTGCGCCCGAACTCTACCTCAAGCGGCTGCTGGTTGGCGGATTTGAAAAGGTCTTTGAACTGAACCGCAACTTCCGCAACGAAGGCATAGACACGCGCCATAATCCGGAATTCACCATGTGCGAATTCTACTGGGCCTATGCCACGTTCGAAGACCTCATGGATTTTACGGAACAGCTTTTTGCCCACCTTGCCATGACCGCCTGCGGCACCACCGTAGTGCCCTATCAGGGCGAAATGATCGACCTCACGCCCGGCAAGTGGACGCGCCTCAGCTTCTACGATTCGCTCACCCAGGTCGGTGGGCATTCGCCGGAATTCTACAACGATTACGGCAAGGTCAAGGCCTACATCCGTTCACGTGGGGAAAAGGCCGCCGACAGTGAAAGCCTGCAAAAGCTGCATGCCAAACTTTTCGATCTTGATGTGGAAGGCAAGCTCATTCAGCCCCACTTCATCTATCATTACCCAACGGAAATTTCGCCGCTTTCGCGCCGTAATGACGAGCATCCGGAACTGACGGACCGCTTTGAGCTGTTCATCACCGGGCGCGAGCTTTCCAACGCTTTTTCCGAGCTTAATGATCCTGTGGATCAGCGTCTGCGCTTTGAGGATCAGGTGCGCGAACGCGAGGCGGGCGATGACGAAGCCCACAGCATGGATCAGGACTACCTGCGCGCCCTTGAATACGGCATGCCCCCGGCTGCGGGACAGGGCGTGGGCATTGACCGCCTTGTGATGCTGCTTACCGACTGCGCCTCAATCCGCGAAGTTATTCTCTTCCCCTTGCTGCGCCCGGAAGTGTAA